The genomic stretch GGGTCCTGGAATAAACTACTTTACCTGATTAAGGGGGATGTCCTGACCGACCATGCAGCGCAGGCAGTAGATGAGGGCGGAGAGAGTGATGGCGCGTGGAGCGTTGCAGTTCCCCCAAACCTCTGTTCCCGTCCCTGTGAAGTCAAACACTGCACTGCCCTGTGGTGATGgaggtttttacatttcattgcaTATTCACTAAGAAATTATCTGACTTCTTGTCAATGCAAGTTTGTAGTGTTGATATCttgtgatttttaaattgaTCAGTTCATCACGCAAGACAAAACGTTTATCAACGGATTATCATGAGGAGATTCTCCCTGCTCACCTCTTCTTCATTAATCTGAACCCGCAGTCTGATTGGCGTCCCATCATCCATGAAATCCTCCGACTCCACCTCCAAGGAGCCAGTCTGTTGCCGTCGACGTGCAAAGTCTCTTAGCATGTCCCTCACTGCCAGCTCTGCATTACTCTGAAACATGAACACAAAGGCTGTAGTAGTGCAACACCAGCAATACTTACTACTACTATTCAGAAtaacatcattttgtttttcttttataccGTTTCATTTGTAGCCACAGTTACCTGAATGTATCCCATGTAGGCCTGGACCACGGCTAACCCATAGCTGTCAATCAACTCCCCCACCAGCTGGCTgcctctctgattggctgccacCTGAGCTCGCAAGTCTGACAGGTTGTCATGGAGATTACGAGTCCCAGAGCAGTCTGGGTACTTGGCCGGAGCCATCAGAGCTTCAGTTACAGCTGATatggagacagagggaaaagacAAATGAGGAATCCAGTAgggaaaagagacaaacagaaaagcatTATGGGCAGTAAGAGTGGTGTAAAAATAAGATACAAGTAGATTTGTGTTGATTTGTGAGCTCTCCTTAGAAGACCATACTAGTggctttgcatgttttagctcatAAACTACATATGTAAACATTCAGGATTATTGTTGACCATTTCCCAAAGCATACAGTAAGTTTTGACAATTATTTCTGACCTTCCAGCCACCGGTTTGCATTCACTTCAATATGCGAAAAAAAGTCAACTTACAGAGAATTAAACCTTGCGCAAGATGGGTAATGTTATCAGTCGCCTTCATTTTTCTTATGAAAAATGAAGTTAAGGTTACATTATTTTTGCATTGTAACACAGTTGCGAGCAGTGGCTATTTTAAAAACTAACCTTGATAGTGCGTTCAAAGACATTCTGATATACAAGATGTCAGTCTGCTGCCaaacagcaatgtttttaatgcGAGAAATGACCAAATTCAAATTCATCATCCATTTCACAGCATTCATGCTCgctttatgtttgttttccaaACTTGTCCCTTTTCACAAGtgcatttattaataattaacacataattaacataaaatacaaGTGACAAAGCATTCATAATGCTGTATTACTTCTCTAAAGTAAGTttgtatgctttggaaaatggaaGGTAGTAATTGTTAAGTTTCAgctatttgtatttatttggcTACAATATGCAAAGTCACTGGTATAGTAAGCACTGATTTGAAAAATACAATGCAAGGACTCTTTATTATTGACAAGCTACAGTTCTGTATTACCTCTGCTTCCTCCTTTCATCAGTCTCTCACATTCATGCTTTGttcacctccttctctcttACCCTCTTCCTGGAAGACGCCCCCAGTGACGAGTTTAAAGGAAGTGAAGACGGCCCCCTCCTGCTGAAGGGAGGTGGAGTGGGGGGGCATGGAGCCCGGAGTGATGCCTCCAATATCAGCATGGTGCCCCCTGCTGGCTACAAAGAACACTGGACAGCTCACCCCTTTCCTAAACACCTGGGGtgaaaagagggagaaacaaGGAAAGGAGAGGTATgtagtaaaaagaaaagattgaTAATGAGGAAAGCAAGGACGCAGACAGCGAGCTGGACAGACTGACCGGTGTGATGACTGTGAGGTCTGGGAGGTGGCTGCCCCCGGCACATGGGTGGTTACTCAGAATCACATCGCCTTCTTTCAGCTTGTTCCCCAATGATCTGATCtgcacagagaagaagaagaaacacaagaTCCTTTCTGTCAGAATGGGGTGTTAATTCTTTACTGTTTCAGGAGTATGTCTAAACTCACAGAGGTACACATCCTTCACCTGGTACTGGACAGTCTCTTGCATGGCCCCCAGGTGGACAGGGATGTGGGGTGCATTGGACACTAAACCACCGTCTGGTCCGAACACAGCACAGGAGAAGTCCAGACGTTCCTTGATGTTGGTGGAGATGGAGGTTCTTTGGAGAACTCTACCCATCTGTTCTGTAGAGGAATAGAGATGGAACACAACTTGGGCAAGCTGATAGGAAATTAATACTGAACTGATCTTATAATGACCCCTCCTTCACTTCACTCCATGCTCCCTCATTTTGTGCCTTCCTTCTCCTAGATTCTCCCCAACAACCTTTCACTCTttcctcatcctctctcctctgttggTGTACCTGCTATGCTCATGAAGCGGTGGGAGAAGATGGAGAGCTGCACAGTGTTGAGCTCAGTGCCGAGGGCGCAGTGAGGGTCAGAGCCTACAGTCATACAAACATCGCCCCCTTCTGTCAGACGGGCCTCACAGCACGGCTCTACCAGGATGGTACTGATGGAGGAAAgagtagaaagaaagaaagaaagaaaaataaataaataaataaataaatgaataaagtatatatatatatatatatatatattaggcCATGTGTCCATGGGAGTAATTAAAGTAATGAAGCAACCTTTGAAACAGTACTTAAGTCAAGGGCATCAATTTTATGATATTTAACAGATCTTAGTGTTCtgactttaaaaaacacatttaaaacactaaAGTAAAATTAAGAATAGCAGAtactataataaaaaaattaggGTTGTCCTGATCAAGAATTTTTGGCCCTGATCCGGATCAGTCCTTGATTATTGACTATCTCCGATACAGAGTCCTATCCGATACTTACTTACCTACATgtttattaaatatgtatctgacacactgaaataaactGCAGCCTTCTAAATTTAGCACACCTTGTTTTTCATGAGCTACTTGATACAAATATTGAAGGTCCTGATTATAAAGTTGATAAGCTTAAATTAATGATATGATAAGGAAGAGACTCTGGAGAAGTTTCTGGGACTACAGAAACACTCCACTCGCAATTATATGCAACACCAGCAGGCCGGCAAAACCCAggagagttcagtaaagaaaggatcgcctgcctgcctgtttctGTCGATAATGATGGCTGGTCCCTTGATGCTGTGACCACATGGCAACTCCTCCCATAGATACACACTGGTGTCCAGGTAACCTTCCTCAAAGTAACACTTGGTCATCTACAGAGAAGAACAGAGTTAAAATGGCCACAAGATAACTGTTTGCTGACCAAAAAGGTATGACTTTTTCATtactttaaaaactaatttatttataaatgttttcatttttcagcataatatatatgtttgtgaaaGGAAGGGAAGTGAATGTGTAGGCTTGAATAAGATGGTTCTATTATTCCCTGTCTAAGTtacaagagtgtgtgtttacatgtacattatatatgatattttcAGCTGTGCGTGTATAAGAGTCCATGTACCGTGACTGGTTTGGTCTGTCCGTGTCCCATCTTTGTTTTAAACACTGATTTGATTCCAGATTTCCCACAACCCCTCACTCTGATGTCATCAACCATGATGGGTCTGTCTGGGATAGTGAATCCAAACTCCTTCAGATaactaaaagaagaaaaaacaaacagaggaggCGTCACacaagagaaggaggaagaaatgtACAGTGATTAAGGTTAGAGGAACATTAGAAACCATGAGTAGTGTAAACAAATGTTTGCGCGTGTACTAAGCTTATCTCCTatgaaaaaaattacacattaaCTTGATGGTGTGTTTGCTTATACAATGTAAACAGAGGGCACGCAGGAATAAAAGTGTAAGTGGCAATGATTTATCCACTCATGAGTGAATATGTGTTGCAGCCAATAGCTCAGTACATGAATAAACTAACAAATCATTGAGCAAATGAGTAAACAAAGAGCTAACCGCTTGGTGAAGGCACTGCGGAAGTCTCCAGCTAGACAGGACCGGGTGTTGCTGGGATAACCGGCAGTGGTAACCATTAGAGCGCAGTCTGTACCCTCATAACGCAGGTGAAGGAAAACTTCAGTGGTTATCTGACCTCTGAAGAGGATAAAAAATTTTTACAAATGCATGTATTCAGTGAGAAGGCGCCGATTAACACACTTGGAGAAGCATAAGGTTAATGCCAAACCATGCAGTGTTTTGTGGGTGCTGACCTGGTGAAACCGCGCGCACAGAGCGTATCGTGGCAGCGTTTTGAGAGCTGCTCCACCCTCCGATCAAGCTCGCTGAAAGAGTGCTGCTCGTACTGCAGCGAGCACGGTTcctgcacctcctccaccacGTCAGCTAGAGCCAGACCATATGCTGACAGCACACCACTatatctgaaacacacacacacacacacacacaaatacatataacaGCCAAACATGTTACACATGAATACGGCTCTctcttacacaaacacatacgaCATGGAAACACAACCTATCAGCCTTACTTATGTATGAAGACAGTCTTCATCCCCAGGGCTCGGGCAATAGCACAGGCATGTTGGCCACCTGCACCCCCAAAACTAGCCAACACGTGTTGAGATGTATCATGGCCCTTAGCCTGTGTGGGTATGGGGAGAAGTGAGAGAGCGACAGagacaggagaaagaaagaaagaaaaatacatgatttaaaaacacaagttttgcagctgagtgcaatttgccattgttttgcgtctgttaaatgttaatCTGCAATTctctgtagtggtcccagtaatatttgttcttaaggtgtactgaagtagcagatcacatgacatggttaagcaatgtttgataaaaagtaaatattataaatgCAGTTAcaagaacaatactttccacTCATGTTGGATTtaaaagagaacttattctaattttaactattctaattatctGAAAATTCCTTGTTGACCTTGTTTTTCCAACGAGGCTCATTTGCAAagaaaggggccaattttgcaccaaatgtatgcatattacttcatttacatacctgcaaatagcaccgCAGCACCGAGACACTATTTGCTTGGCAGCGCATTTAggggtgcagttcaccctttgTGGGTGCTTTAATTACACAGTTTCTTTTTGTCGTATTTATGCATGTTTAGCAGCCGCAAAACCTGTGTGAATTCGCTCCTCAGTGTTGCTATTTCCACCACGCTGGAGCTGAGACTTCAAAACCCAAAATACCTGTGTCAGAGCTCTGATTGGCCGGCACATGGCCTCATTTGCCACGCGAATGAATCCCATAGCAACCTCCTCCACGCTCATCCCTGACGTGCTGTTGTTTGCATTAACCTGTGAATGAAAAAATTCTCAAAAATACTAGCCTTTTAATTAATCCTCCCTTACAGAATTATTAAGAACATGTGAAACTCTGCTTAATATCTCAGTAAATATTAGTGCCTGTGATTGGTTAGAAGACAAGAAGAGGTTGATCTCCTGGGTCAAATGATGGAAATGCTTCATGGTTTCTTCCAAAGACAGTGGTTCATTCTCCCCAGGTCCAAAGATCTTTGGGAAGAATGAGGGGAGCAGGCGACCCAGGGCTAAGTTAGCATCGGTTACAGTCAGAGGGCCACCTAGGAAAATCCCACAGGGAATCAATATTATGTCTTTCCATACTCATGCTGTTCCAAGTACACATGTTTAAAGGCTGCTTTTGTGTAAGATGCTTCACCAACACGTTTTAGTCttgtattttaacatatttcaTGTAATTCTATGAGAAATGTGAAAGTTCAACTATGGAAAAGCACTGGAGGTCATGTTGTATGAAATGGAGCTAACTGCTACCCAACTCTCCTACAGGgaacatcaacaacaaagtCAGAGTtaagtttctttttgttaaCACACATCATAGCTCCAACTGAGAACTATAAAGAAAGCTTCAGTTATATCATTTGAAACTTGAACTTGCGCCAATTTCCAACCTTCCCACAGCTAAACCAGATTATTGATCCAGAAGAAGGGGGAAGGGAACAGGACTTGAGAACACAGAAATCCCAGCTCTGTGTGTGGATTTTTGTTTGACAGCATGAAGGGTGGATCAGATGGATGTAGGAGAATGATTTAAAGAGTGGGTGAAACCATCGAAGGTGGAGGAAATGACATAGAGATGTTTACTATCTATGAGGCTGTAGACTGAAGGAATGACAATAACGcattgagaaaaaaacagaaataaagggAGTAATGGTGGAGGATACACAAACAGTCCGTTACCTTTTCTGTAACAGGCTGGTCCTGGATGTGCGCCTGCAGACTCTGGTCCAACCACAAACATCCCTGATCTAAGAGGGAAgtaaaggaaggagagaaaacagagaatggAGAGTCACGTAACAGTTTTCAGGCACTTATGTATCcctttttatattatataaatccTTCTAAGAGGTTTTTACTCTCAACTACAAGAAATGCTCTGAAGAACAAACATTTAGCTAAGCTTTAATGTGTCATTTCAATACACCTTTTTCATCATGTGCACCCATTCTTGACCCAAAAAACCCTGTTTAGCAATTCCCCTGTTTGTATTTCTATAAATCCTGCCAATGTGAACTTCAAATAACCATTTCGAATCAAATCACAATGTGAGCGAACTAGGTCTTACAATTCTAGAGTAGTGTAATGACGAACTGATTTTGGCCCATCATGATGTCTTACTTAAaggagtactccactgatttagcgtcgcacatttttacatttttcacacattCTTCCTTGTCACAACCTAGCGCCTACATTACACACAATGCAATGCAACCACcgacagtttggtcagagatttGGGTGTTATGCTaatagcagctaatgtagccttgagctgctagcctaaagcagagatgaggagcgggctacagaggtctggtaagcttacgtctttctaactccacacccccagattattttcattttcaaacttgtagtcttcagttCCAATTGACGCTGACTCTAGTGACATCACTTGATGCAATTTATCTGACTTTGCAAATATCCCTCTGGAGcaacaaaaggctttatacaacgtTCACATGCTGTAGTACTCCATAAGACCTGTAAAAATaatttgatgtgtaaaatcgatAGAGTTCCCCTTAAATGTACCCTGGTGTCAGTCAGTCAAAGTCATATTTAAACATGTATATCAAAAGATGGGTCAAGACTGGCGACCGACTAACAGACCTGAAGAAGAGTCGTGATCCTCCGCCTGCAGCCACAGTGTTGATGTCCAGCTGAGGTGCTTGCAGGGTGACTCCAGCTGTGGAAGCCTCGAACACGTGTTCATACTGGCCTGCGTACCGACTTACATCAGTGGATGTTCctggagagaaagacaaaatagaAGCAGTTAGGAAGACAAGGATCATGAAAGCTGAAGTCTATAAAAGTGAGCATTTCcgttttgctttttctttaatctgtaaTTAATCTATGCATTTAATACCATTAACACTTGTAAGTGAAAgtcagaaataaaaaagactcTCACATGTAATAATCAAAGTTGGAGACAATTTAGATGTACAGTAAATTGTGCAAAAAAGAACTACAAAACAATAGCAGGGACTTCCTCACAAAGTCTGTACACTCAGTAATTGTTCAAGGTACTGACAGTATTCCTCAGCATTCCCTCTACTTACCACCCATGTCAAAGCCAATCACGGGTTTTTTCTCAATCTGGCTGTAAGAGGTGATGGCGTATCCCACCACACCCCCCGCTGGGCCAGACAGAACGGCCCGTGAACCGCAGAACTGCTCCATGGGTGTCAGACCGCCATCTGACTGCATGAACAGGACGTCCACATCCTGAGGACAGAGGGAAATAAGGGATGGAAGAGATCATTTCAGTGTTCAGATGAAACAGGGTCTTAAACTGACACTTCTGGAAAATCCTGTCTGTGACTTGTAGGGTGGAGGCCATGAGTGACCTGATTTATACCTCTACAGACTAAGCGTTTGACTGTGGTATTTTGTAGCAACACAAAAACTAAGAAAAAGACACGTTGAGAAACACACCAGAACACACCTTCAGGCCACCCTTGAACCCAGAGGTAAAGCCTTTTAAATACTGATGAATTTTGGGTGTGAGGTAGGCGTCGGCGCAGACGGTGTAGCCCCGAGGCACCGCCCGCACCATGGGCATGACCTCGCTGGACAGAGACACCTGGGTGAAGCCCAGACGACGTGCCAGAGCGCCCACTGCTTTCTCATGATCGGACcatctgaaagaaagaaagtgtgaaTGGATTTCAGAAATTGCATAATTGAGTATACGGGGAGTCTTGAGTAAATACGCCTCTATGcctaacagcagaaaaacaagctGTACTACTGACGTGTACGAGTGCAGCAGAAGCACAGCC from Siniperca chuatsi isolate FFG_IHB_CAS linkage group LG19, ASM2008510v1, whole genome shotgun sequence encodes the following:
- the oplah gene encoding 5-oxoprolinase, yielding MAETKGKFDFAIDRGGTFTDVFARLPDGCERVLKLLSRDPQNYKDAPTEGIRRVLEEETGRVFPRDQPIDTALIGWIRMGTTVATNALLEREGERTALLVTLGFKDLLHIGTQARPKLFDLEVVVPEVLYEEVIEVDERVVLRQDGCQLPRKDPKRIVKGSTGDSLEVWRELDLERVEKDLRGVLSRGITSLAVLLLHSYTWSDHEKAVGALARRLGFTQVSLSSEVMPMVRAVPRGYTVCADAYLTPKIHQYLKGFTSGFKGGLKDVDVLFMQSDGGLTPMEQFCGSRAVLSGPAGGVVGYAITSYSQIEKKPVIGFDMGGTSTDVSRYAGQYEHVFEASTAGVTLQAPQLDINTVAAGGGSRLFFRSGMFVVGPESAGAHPGPACYRKGGPLTVTDANLALGRLLPSFFPKIFGPGENEPLSLEETMKHFHHLTQEINLFLSSNQSQVNANNSTSGMSVEEVAMGFIRVANEAMCRPIRALTQAKGHDTSQHVLASFGGAGGQHACAIARALGMKTVFIHKYSGVLSAYGLALADVVEEVQEPCSLQYEQHSFSELDRRVEQLSKRCHDTLCARGFTRGQITTEVFLHLRYEGTDCALMVTTAGYPSNTRSCLAGDFRSAFTKRYLKEFGFTIPDRPIMVDDIRVRGCGKSGIKSVFKTKMGHGQTKPVTMTKCYFEEGYLDTSVYLWEELPCGHSIKGPAIIIDRNSTILVEPCCEARLTEGGDVCMTVGSDPHCALGTELNTVQLSIFSHRFMSIAEQMGRVLQRTSISTNIKERLDFSCAVFGPDGGLVSNAPHIPVHLGAMQETVQYQIRSLGNKLKEGDVILSNHPCAGGSHLPDLTVITPVFRKGVSCPVFFVASRGHHADIGGITPGSMPPHSTSLQQEGAVFTSFKLVTGGVFQEEAVTEALMAPAKYPDCSGTRNLHDNLSDLRAQVAANQRGSQLVGELIDSYGLAVVQAYMGYIQSNAELAVRDMLRDFARRRQQTGSLEVESEDFMDDGTPIRLRVQINEEEGSAVFDFTGTGTEVWGNCNAPRAITLSALIYCLRCMVGQDIPLNQGCLAPIKVIIPPGSILQPSQNAAVVGGNVLTSQRVVDVIFRAFEVCAASQGCMNNISFGSERIGYYETVAGGAGAGPCWNGRSGVHSHMTNTRITDPEILEKRYPVILEQFSLRPGSGGAGKYCGGDGVMRKLLFRSKVVLSVLTERRSTCPYGLQGGEDGAAGLNLLRRADGRVLNLGAKTSISLQPGDMFCLYTPGGGGYGREEDANRRPQTKRRRLNETFPERGSVFEYRMAQEGV